The Pradoshia eiseniae DNA segment AATGCTGCGGTTATTAAAGATTAATTATGAGAAAAAGGGGAGAAGATGATGAATAAACCAACAAAGCTGATGATTATATCAGTCAGCGCCTCTCTGCTTTTATCAACGGGGTTGATATCGATGGATACCGAAGGCGTTTATCGATTAGGGGGAATCCATGCTGAGGCAGCATCAGTCACTTATTATAAGACGACCAGCAATCTTAATATGAGGTCCGGCACTAGCACGAAGAAAAGCATTATCATGACAATTCCAAAGGGGAAGCAGGTTACTTATATTTCGAAAAGCGGAAGCTGGTTTAAGGTGAAGTATGGTTCGAAGACTGGTTATGTGAGCAGCTCCTATCTAAAGAAGGTTCAGGCAGCAACGACTGCGACTGCATCAAAGACATCGACAGCTACTGTGAAAACAGTCTATAAGACGACTGCTAACTTGAATCTGCGCTCGAAGGCTTCGACATCCGGGAAGGTTCTGATTACCATACCTAAAGGGAAGGAAGTCACCTATATCTCGAGAAGCGGAAGCTGGTATAAGGTGAAGTATGGTTCGAAAACTGGCTATGTGAGCAGTTCCTATCTAAAGAAGGGTGGGGCAGCTACGACTACGACTGTATCAAAGACAGAGACAACTACGAAAACAGTCTATACGACCACTTCTAACTTGAATTTGCGTTCGAAGGCTTCGACATCTGGGAAGGTTTTGATTACCATACCTAAAGGAAAGGAAGTTGCCTATATCTCGAAAAGCGGAAGCTGGTTTAAGGTAAAATATGGTTCCAAGACCGGTTATGTTAGCTCCAAATACATAAAGAAGACGACAAAGAAAACGACTACTCCGTCGACTTCTGTAAAAATAACCAAGATCACACCTACCACATATGAGACAAAAGCAAATCTTCAGATGAGATCAAGCGCATCTGCAAAAGGCAAGCTATTGTTAACCATTCCAAAAGGGAAGCGGGTTGTCTCGAAGGAGAGGGCAGGAGAATGGTATAAGGTTACCTATGGCGGCAAAACGGGCTGGGTCTTGGATGACTATTTAAAGGAATACAATGCCTATTCAACGACTGCCTTAACTTATTATTCCACAAAGGCATCTGTTGGTATATATGAGAACCCAAACACGAAGAAAAAGCAGATCTATACGCTGCCGAAGGATTATTTGCTGACAAGCACGCAAAAAGTGGTGAACAGTATTGGCCAAACATGGTATCGTGTCTCTTATAACAAAAAGAACTATTTCATCCTGAGCACGAATGTTACTTCCAAAAAAGCTGCAGCTATGGAGAAGACTCGCTTTAAGTCTGTCCAAAACACAAATCTATACTCTTCGGCAGGGACAGCTCATCCCAAAATAGCGAATATAGCCAAAGGAACGGTCATTACCGTTTCCTACAAAATTGGCGATTGGTATGAAATTATCCTAAATGGAAAAAAAGGCTATGTTATGAGTCAGCATTTCGAAGAATACAAGCCGTCAGCCATTCCAGAGAA contains these protein-coding regions:
- a CDS encoding SH3 domain-containing protein is translated as MMNKPTKLMIISVSASLLLSTGLISMDTEGVYRLGGIHAEAASVTYYKTTSNLNMRSGTSTKKSIIMTIPKGKQVTYISKSGSWFKVKYGSKTGYVSSSYLKKVQAATTATASKTSTATVKTVYKTTANLNLRSKASTSGKVLITIPKGKEVTYISRSGSWYKVKYGSKTGYVSSSYLKKGGAATTTTVSKTETTTKTVYTTTSNLNLRSKASTSGKVLITIPKGKEVAYISKSGSWFKVKYGSKTGYVSSKYIKKTTKKTTTPSTSVKITKITPTTYETKANLQMRSSASAKGKLLLTIPKGKRVVSKERAGEWYKVTYGGKTGWVLDDYLKEYNAYSTTALTYYSTKASVGIYENPNTKKKQIYTLPKDYLLTSTQKVVNSIGQTWYRVSYNKKNYFILSTNVTSKKAAAMEKTRFKSVQNTNLYSSAGTAHPKIANIAKGTVITVSYKIGDWYEIILNGKKGYVMSQHFEEYKPSAIPENRPDGQVINEGTYYVIVDKSLNLRESDSTDSAKLDEIPANTAVTSAFKTKTGWYEVNYKNKTGYVSGQYLITKAEYDRYKSLLNTKNSYLTLDLRKESSVTAAQINGYIDGYVKRTGRASVLTNKGQAFINAGKKYGVNAAYLAAHAVHESGYGTSAISLAKNNLFGFGAYDLAPFVGAVRFATIEENINYIAREIKATYLTQGNWKYKGPTLGYTVKNVNGARVDLLSTGMNFYYASDSGWGAKIASHMNNILSYSNEKAVSRKPDTRIISAPERPSGKDVFPSGILASAKTSIKLYAAKGSTDKVAVTMKKGETFNLLEKWNDNWFKIQYKGKAYYTNAISLSRYNNFMNVYNLAHITTNSLNVRADAGTGYNKVATLSNYTYVELVLDKSKKPVTKNNWYQVKLSNGKTGWVSGLYIARDLIE